One Archocentrus centrarchus isolate MPI-CPG fArcCen1 chromosome 10, fArcCen1, whole genome shotgun sequence genomic region harbors:
- the LOC115786616 gene encoding short coiled-coil protein B — MSSEDGDVENQAELEEKTRLINQVLELQHTLEDLSARVDAVKEENLKLKSENQVLGQYIENLMSASSVFQTTDTKSKRK, encoded by the exons ATGAGCTCAGAAGATG GTGACGTGGAGAaccaggctgagctggaggagaaGACCAGGCTCATCAATCAAGTGTTGGAGCTTCAGCACACTTTAGAGG ACCTCTCTGCTCGAGTGGATGCTGTAAAAGAAGAGAATCTGAAGCTGAAGTCGGAGAACCAGGTTCTGGGTCAGTACATTGAGAACCTCATGTCGGCTTCTAGCGTCTTTCAGACCACCGACACCAAGAGCAAACGAAAGTAA
- the setd7 gene encoding histone-lysine N-methyltransferase SETD7 isoform X2 — protein MGRRKSSESRGVVTAVSCSMDSDDENVEEVVEGPLDEDSQPHGFCTVTYSSSDRFEGHFTHGEKNGKGKFFFFDGSTLEGFYVDDALQGQGVYTYEDGGVLNGTYMDGELNGPAQEFDGEGHLVFKGQYKDNNRCGECWVYYPVCTVVRLG, from the exons ATGGGTCGCAGGAAAAGCAGTGAAAGCCGTGGTGTGGTCACAGCAGTCTCCTGCAGCATGGACAGCGATGATGAAAATGTAGAAGAGGTCGTAGAAG GTCCACTGGATGAAGACAGTCAGCCCCATGGTTTCTGCACAGTGACCTACTCATCCAGTGATCGCTTTgaagggcatttcacccacggagaaaaaaatggcaagGGCAAGTTCTTCTTCTTTGATGGAAG CACTTTAGAGGGTTTCTATGTAGATGATGCTCTGCAGGGCCAGGGAGTGTACACTTATGAAGATGGGGGTGTCCTCAACGGGACATATATGGACGGAGAGCTCAATGGGCCTGCTCAGGAGTTCGACGGAGAGGGTCACCTGGTGTTCAAGGGCCAGTACAAAGACAACAACCGCTGTGGGGAATGCTGGGTCTACTACCCT GTGTGTACTGTGGTGCGCCTAGGATAG
- the mgst2 gene encoding microsomal glutathione S-transferase 2 → METDSPFLLAAVSLLSALHMGYLARLVGRSRMTHNIMPPVVSGPPEFERTFRAHQNCVEFYPLFLVSLWTCGMFFSEVAAATAGLVYMVARQMYFNGYVTSAKKRLPGFILALVVLGILSLLGWIGVLRGILYKYFHIQL, encoded by the exons ATGGAAACCGACTCGCCTTTTTTGCTGGCTGCTGTGTCCCTTCTGTCTGCCCTTCATATGG GCTACCTGGCTCGGTTGGTTGGAAGGTCCAGGATGACCCACAATATCATGCCTCCTGTTGTCAGCGGACCTCCAGAATTTGAGAGGACTTTCCGTGCACA TCAGAACTGTGTGGAGTTCTACCCTCTGTTCCTGGTGTCGCTGTGGACCTGCGGCATGTTCTTCAGCGAGGTGGCTGCAGCTACAGCAGGGCTGGTGTACATGGTCGCCCGACAGATGTATTTCAATGGATATGTCACATCCGCcaaaaaaag GTTACCTGGTTTTATCCTGGCTTTGGTTGTCCTTGGCATTCTGTCTCTGCTGGGTTGGATCGGAGTACTGCGTGGAATACTATACAAGTACTTTCACATCCAGCTTTGA
- the setd7 gene encoding histone-lysine N-methyltransferase SETD7 isoform X1, which translates to MGRRKSSESRGVVTAVSCSMDSDDENVEEVVEGPLDEDSQPHGFCTVTYSSSDRFEGHFTHGEKNGKGKFFFFDGSTLEGFYVDDALQGQGVYTYEDGGVLNGTYMDGELNGPAQEFDGEGHLVFKGQYKDNNRCGECWVYYPDRGCVFGEVNEDGEMTGDSVAYIYPDGCTALYGSFVDGELIEARLAAVISNQTGRPRFDISPNSPVYSYDKSTSTCIATHALLPDPYESQRVFVADSTIKGAGQGLFAKTDAEANTVMAFYNGVRITHTEVDSRDWALNGNTISLDEDTVIDVPRPFDQTERYCASLGHKANHSFTPNCKYDPFVHPRFGPIKCIRTLRAVEKDEELTVAYGYDHQPTGKNGPEAPDWYKQELEAFERSGASVPGQ; encoded by the exons ATGGGTCGCAGGAAAAGCAGTGAAAGCCGTGGTGTGGTCACAGCAGTCTCCTGCAGCATGGACAGCGATGATGAAAATGTAGAAGAGGTCGTAGAAG GTCCACTGGATGAAGACAGTCAGCCCCATGGTTTCTGCACAGTGACCTACTCATCCAGTGATCGCTTTgaagggcatttcacccacggagaaaaaaatggcaagGGCAAGTTCTTCTTCTTTGATGGAAG CACTTTAGAGGGTTTCTATGTAGATGATGCTCTGCAGGGCCAGGGAGTGTACACTTATGAAGATGGGGGTGTCCTCAACGGGACATATATGGACGGAGAGCTCAATGGGCCTGCTCAGGAGTTCGACGGAGAGGGTCACCTGGTGTTCAAGGGCCAGTACAAAGACAACAACCGCTGTGGGGAATGCTGGGTCTACTACCCT GATAGAGGCTGTGTGTTTGGTGAGGTAAACGAGGACGGGGAAATGACTGGTGACTCCGTAGCATATATCTACCCTGACGGTTGCACGGCTCTCTATGGAAGCTTTGTGGACGGGGAGCTAATCGAGGCTCGACTCGCTGCTGTGATTTCCAACCAGACTGGAAGACCACGCTTTGACATCAGCCCCAATA GTCCTGTGTACTCATATGACAAGTCTACATCCACCTGCATCGCCACCCACGCTCTGCTCCCTGATCCCTATGAGAGTCAAAG gGTGTTTGTGGCAGACTCTACAATCAAAGGAGCAGGACAGGGCCTGTTCGCCAAGACTGATGCTGAGGCCAACACTGTGATGGCTTTTTATAATGGAGTACGCATCACGCACACTGAG GTGGACAGCAGGGACTGGGCGCTGAATGGAAACACAATTTCACTGGATGAGGATACTGTGATCGATGTCCCTCGGCCATTTGACCAGACAGAGAGATACTGTGCCTCTCTGGGTCATAAAGCAAACCACTCCTTCACCCCCAACTGCAAATATGACCC GTTCGTCCATCCTCGTTTTGGGCCAATCAAGTGCATCCGAACCTTGAGGGCTGTGGAGAAAGACGAGGAGCTAACAGTCGCCTACGGTTACGATCACCAGCCGACGGGAAAGAACGGCCCAGAGGCTCCTGATTGGTACAAGCAAGAGCTAGAGGCATTTGAGCGGAGCGGGGCGTCTGTTCCCGGCCAGTGA